GGCGATGAACTTTGATGGTGCGGCTATACTTGGTGCGCTTTGGGAACAGCCGGAAGATGCTGTCATCAACTTCCGTAGGTTATCACAACTGCTTGTACCAGAGTCGTCAGCGGGTCGCTCCGGGTTAAAACCCGGAGACGGGGATATGGTGGCTCTCTCGCCTTCCCCCAGGTTGAAACCTGGGATTGATGAGAGGCGGGCTGATGCCGATGGGTATCGGTCTGGATATCATGACATATGCGGTCCTGGTTGCACGTCGCCAGGAGGAGACGATCGGGTACACATCCCTAACCCTCAAGATCAGCAGAGTCAGAGACCTAACCCCAGGTTTCGACCTGGGGCTCACAACATGCGCGCTCCTAGCCAAGAGCCCCAAAACACCGCATATGGCTTTAGCCAAAGCAAAGACCTCGATACGATAGCGAAACTACACTTCATATCCAGCCAAAAGAGTGGCCTCTCACACTTGCAAAGTATTCAAAAAGCGCTCGATGCCGGGTGCAAATGGATACAGCTGCGGGTGAAAAACCAGTCGGAGGAGGATGTCTTGCCCCTCGCGCTGAAGGCCAAAAAGCTGTGTGACGGCTACAATGCCAAACTGATCATCAATGATTTTCCATTGATAGCCAAGGAAGTGCGCGCTTACGGATTGCACCTTGGGTTGTCGGACATGAAAATCCCACAAGCCAGAAAGATCGTTGGAAATGAAATGATCGTCGGAGGAACTGCCAATACATTTGAAGATATTATTTTGAGGATCAACGAGGGCGCCGATTACGTCGGTCTTGGCCCTTACCGGTTCACTACTACGAAGCAGAATCTCAGCCCGATACTAGGTTTGGAAGGCTATCAAAAATTGATGGACAGATTGGCAAAAGCAGGTCATCACACTCCAATTATAGCGATTGGAGGGATTGTACCGGATGACATTGCCACTCTGAAAAATACAGGTGTACACGGAGTAGCCATGTCCTCGGCTTTGCTACAATCCGCTGATATCAAAGAAACTGTAAGCAAAATCAAGTCAACATTATGCTGAAAATTGCAGATAAAGAATTCCAATCCCGGTTGTTTACCGGCACCGGCAAGTTCAGTTCCTCGGACCTGATGGAAGAAGCTTTGCTCGCATCCGGTTCCGAGCTGGTCACCGTTGCGCTCCGTCGCGTAGACATGAATAATACGCAGGACGATATTCTGACGCATTTGAAACATGCACATATCCATTTGTTACCGAACACTTCGGGGGTTAGGAATGCAAAAGAAGCCGTTTTTGCGGCGCAACTGGCGAGGGAAGCATTGGAAACCAATTGGTTGAAACTGGAAATCCACCCTGATCCCAAGTATCTGATGCCTGATCCGATTGAGACACTGAAAGCTACCGAGGAACTCGCCAAACTCGGTTTCGTAATCCTGCCTTACATTCACGCTGACCCGGTACTGTGCAAACGTCTGGAAAATGCAGGCGCCTCCGCGGTAATGCCGCTGGGATCGCCTATCGGAAGTAATAAAGGTTTAAAAACCATTGATTTTCTGGAAATTATCATTGAACAAAGTAATGTACCGGTAGTAGTCGATGCCGGAATAGGCTCACCTTCTGACGCTGCCCTAGCCATGGAGATTGGCGCAGATGCGGTGCTGGTAAACACGGCCATCGCAGTCGCCGGTGACCCTGTGGCCATGGCGGCCGCATTCAAACTGGCCGTACAAGCCGGGCGAATGGCGTTTGAAGCCAGACTAGGAAATAAGGGAAATTTCGCCGCAGCCACCAGTCCTTTAACTGCCTTTTTAGATGAGTTTTAGAGCACAATTTGAACTTCACGACTGGAATGAGGTGAAGCAGAGTATTTATTCCAAAACCTCTGCGGACGTAGAAACGGCACTTCATGTGTCAAAACGGACATTGGAGGATTTTAAAGCATTGATTTCCCCTGCGGCATCGCGATACCTGGAACCGATGGCACGGCTGAGCCGCGAGCTGACGCAAAAAAGGTTTGGCAAAACCATCCAGATGTACATTCCGCTATACCTGTCCAATGAATGTACCAATATTTGTACCTACTGCGGGTTTAGTCTTGACAACAAAGTGCGGCGGCGGACACTGAATGCTGACGAGATATTGAAAGAAGTAGAAGTGATCAAAAGCCTTGGTTATGAGCATGTTTTGCTAGTTACCGGTGAGGCCAACCAAACCGTCCACGTTGATTATTTCAAAAAAGCATTGGACCTGATCCGCCCACATTTCGCCCAGGTTTCAATGGAAGTGCAGCCATTGAATCAGGATGAATATGAGCAGCTGATTCCACTGGGGCTGCATTCGGTACTGATTTATCAGGAAACTTACCATCAGGAGGATTATAGAAAACATCATCCTAAAGGCAAAAAGTCAAATTTTAACTATCGGCTGGAAACACCGGACCGGCTGGGCCGGGCGGGAATTTACAAAATGGGGCTCGGCGTGCTCATCGGCCTGGAAGACTGGCGTACCGACAGTTTTTTTACTGCCTTACATTTAAATTACCTCGAACGAACCTACTGGCAAACGCGTTATAGCTTATCATTTCCACGGCTGCGGCCATTTTCCGGCGGACTGGAACCGAAGGTGGAAATGACGGACAAGGAACTGGTGCAGCTGATATGTGCCTACCGGATTATGAATGAGGAAGTGGAAATATCGCTGTCGACGCGAGAATCTGAAAAATTCCGCAACCATTGCATTCAGCTTGGCGTGACTTCGATCAGCGCCGGTTCCAAGACAAACCCGGGTGGCTATGCGGTAGAACCAGATTCATTGGAACAATTTGAGATTTCGGACGAACGCAGCCCGGCCCAGATTGCAGAAATGATCCGAATGGGCGGCTATGAGCCGGTCTGGAAAGATTGGGACAATGTTTTTGTTTGAAAAGAAATTGATAGATTCGTTAACAGATATTTCAAAACCATGTTGGAGCCACAGGAACGCAAACGATACAGCCGGCAAATCCTGCTTCCCGAGGTCGGTTTGGTCGGGCAGGAGAAATTAAAGGCCGCCAAAGTGCTGGTGATCGGCGCAGGCGGATTGGGCTGTCCGGTGCTGCAATACCTGGCTGCGGCGGGAGCTGGTCACATTGGAATTGTGGATGACGATACCGTGGATGTTACGAATCTACACCGTCAGATTCTTTATAATCACAATGATGTTGGTAAAAACAAAGCCGTTACCGCTGCTGAAAAGCTTTCGCTCCTCAATCCTTTCATCAACATTGTTCCTTATCCCGTAAGAATTAGTGAAAACAATGCTTCTGAAATAATTTCAGGGTACGACCTTGTGATCGACGGCTCGGACAATTTCCCGACCCGTTATCTGGTCAATGATTTTTGTGTGACATTAAATAAGCCACTCGTTTTCGGCTCCATACTACGTTTTGAAGGTCAGGTTTCCGTTTTCAATTACCAGGGCGGGCCGGATTACCGCAGTCTTTTTCCAGATGCGGAAGAAGGAGATAACTGTGCGGAGGCCGGGGTGATAGGGATACTGCCGGGGATCGTGGGTACTTATATGACAAATGAGGCGATCAAAATTATTTGTGAAATTGGCGAGACACTTTCCGGTAAGCTCATGGTGATCAATGCATTGACCAATGCGACATCCGTCTTTCAATTTTCACATGCGACTGCGCCAGCTCGAAAGGCGGAACCAAAAAAAGAGGTACCTGCCGTTCAGGAATTGGAGGAGATTTCCTATGAAGAATTTGAAAATATTCAGCAAACTTCCCCCGATCAAATTCATTTGGTTGACGTTCGGGAGTACAATGAGTTTGAAGCGGACAATTTTGGTGGTGTGAACATTCCGTTGTCCGAAATTCCTGAAAGCATTGCTGATTTCCCGAAAGACAAAATCATTGTTTTTTATTGTCAAAGTGGCAAAAGAAGCATGCAGGCAGCGAAGTTACTTTTGCAAAGCGGTTTCAATGGCCGTAGTTTTTGGGCACAACACTGGTAAATTTTTAGTTTAAGAAGAGGATTATGCAGGTAAAATCAACCCCTATCCTTTCCGGAATTGTCAAGCATTTTCTAATTCTTGAAAATGACAGCAGCCTGATGCTGCGCATATTTTCGGACGGAAATACGGGAATGGTTTTCAACAATGGAGACCCGCTTTACCGGCAGGAATGTTACGCTGCGGCCCCGGAAGCATTACCCCAAAGTTTTATCTACGGCCAGCTTGACGTATTTCAGAATGTAATTTCAACTGGAAAAATCAAATTACTGATAGCCGTTCTTCATCCGTACGGGGCATCTGCATTGTTGCGGATACCCGCTTTCGAGCTGAAAAACCAGATCATTGATACGAATACTTTTCCGTTTCTGAGGTCTGAATCGGTTTTAGATCAAATGCATGACTGTACCCCGCTCGACAAGGTCCGTACCGTCGAAAACTTCCTAATATCAGCGCTGCACAAGCCAATATTGAACAATGCATTGGCCACCAAAGCTATACAACTGATAGACGAACACCACGGCGGCATGCCAGTTGTTCGCCTGG
The genomic region above belongs to Dyadobacter pollutisoli and contains:
- a CDS encoding thiamine phosphate synthase, which gives rise to MKLIVISHPGGSPGAPPGSLRDEAGLINKLFENGLQILHLRKPDSTREQVKKLLSEIDQKYHSRISLHQYHCLAEEFGIFRLHFTEKERAATSWDDFQMMRKRGFTLSTSIHDIEQLDTLSSCFSYAFFGPVFDSISKKGYHGVVNNNFKLTKKPVNLIALGGIGTSNLENIQAMNFDGAAILGALWEQPEDAVINFRRLSQLLVPESSAGRSGLKPGDGDMVALSPSPRLKPGIDERRADADGYRSGYHDICGPGCTSPGGDDRVHIPNPQDQQSQRPNPRFRPGAHNMRAPSQEPQNTAYGFSQSKDLDTIAKLHFISSQKSGLSHLQSIQKALDAGCKWIQLRVKNQSEEDVLPLALKAKKLCDGYNAKLIINDFPLIAKEVRAYGLHLGLSDMKIPQARKIVGNEMIVGGTANTFEDIILRINEGADYVGLGPYRFTTTKQNLSPILGLEGYQKLMDRLAKAGHHTPIIAIGGIVPDDIATLKNTGVHGVAMSSALLQSADIKETVSKIKSTLC
- a CDS encoding thiazole synthase, which produces MLKIADKEFQSRLFTGTGKFSSSDLMEEALLASGSELVTVALRRVDMNNTQDDILTHLKHAHIHLLPNTSGVRNAKEAVFAAQLAREALETNWLKLEIHPDPKYLMPDPIETLKATEELAKLGFVILPYIHADPVLCKRLENAGASAVMPLGSPIGSNKGLKTIDFLEIIIEQSNVPVVVDAGIGSPSDAALAMEIGADAVLVNTAIAVAGDPVAMAAAFKLAVQAGRMAFEARLGNKGNFAAATSPLTAFLDEF
- the thiH gene encoding 2-iminoacetate synthase ThiH, translating into MSFRAQFELHDWNEVKQSIYSKTSADVETALHVSKRTLEDFKALISPAASRYLEPMARLSRELTQKRFGKTIQMYIPLYLSNECTNICTYCGFSLDNKVRRRTLNADEILKEVEVIKSLGYEHVLLVTGEANQTVHVDYFKKALDLIRPHFAQVSMEVQPLNQDEYEQLIPLGLHSVLIYQETYHQEDYRKHHPKGKKSNFNYRLETPDRLGRAGIYKMGLGVLIGLEDWRTDSFFTALHLNYLERTYWQTRYSLSFPRLRPFSGGLEPKVEMTDKELVQLICAYRIMNEEVEISLSTRESEKFRNHCIQLGVTSISAGSKTNPGGYAVEPDSLEQFEISDERSPAQIAEMIRMGGYEPVWKDWDNVFV
- the moeB gene encoding HesA/MoeB/ThiF family protein — its product is MLEPQERKRYSRQILLPEVGLVGQEKLKAAKVLVIGAGGLGCPVLQYLAAAGAGHIGIVDDDTVDVTNLHRQILYNHNDVGKNKAVTAAEKLSLLNPFINIVPYPVRISENNASEIISGYDLVIDGSDNFPTRYLVNDFCVTLNKPLVFGSILRFEGQVSVFNYQGGPDYRSLFPDAEEGDNCAEAGVIGILPGIVGTYMTNEAIKIICEIGETLSGKLMVINALTNATSVFQFSHATAPARKAEPKKEVPAVQELEEISYEEFENIQQTSPDQIHLVDVREYNEFEADNFGGVNIPLSEIPESIADFPKDKIIVFYCQSGKRSMQAAKLLLQSGFNGRSFWAQHW
- a CDS encoding helix-turn-helix domain-containing protein, whose amino-acid sequence is MQVKSTPILSGIVKHFLILENDSSLMLRIFSDGNTGMVFNNGDPLYRQECYAAAPEALPQSFIYGQLDVFQNVISTGKIKLLIAVLHPYGASALLRIPAFELKNQIIDTNTFPFLRSESVLDQMHDCTPLDKVRTVENFLISALHKPILNNALATKAIQLIDEHHGGMPVVRLASMLNVHERQLQRVFEEHIGVTPKRYSGIARIQYFLKLLRNRSSETTLTDALYTSGFYDPAHLNRELKSLSGLTPGQYMNGSNLLAANLIRLSQ